A genomic segment from Streptomyces antibioticus encodes:
- a CDS encoding DUF397 domain-containing protein — MPQLAWQKSSFSTGGEGECVEVAISAPSLIHLRESDHPHDTTTTTPRALALLLHALKGGGLRT; from the coding sequence GTGCCTCAACTCGCCTGGCAGAAGTCATCGTTCAGCACGGGCGGCGAGGGCGAGTGCGTGGAGGTCGCCATATCCGCCCCGTCCCTCATCCACCTCCGCGAGAGCGACCACCCCCACGACACGACCACCACCACACCTCGTGCCCTCGCGCTTCTCCTCCACGCGCTCAAGGGCGG